From Macaca mulatta isolate MMU2019108-1 chromosome 1, T2T-MMU8v2.0, whole genome shotgun sequence, the proteins below share one genomic window:
- the LOC106997886 gene encoding LOW QUALITY PROTEIN: succinyl-CoA:3-ketoacid coenzyme A transferase 2, mitochondrial (The sequence of the model RefSeq protein was modified relative to this genomic sequence to represent the inferred CDS: inserted 1 base in 1 codon; deleted 2 bases in 1 codon; substituted 1 base at 1 genomic stop codon): MAALRLLASALGRGVPAGGASGLALSQGCARLSATSPGXRAKFYTDPVEMVKDISDGATIMVGAFGLCGIPENLIAALLRTGVKDLQVVSSNVGVEDFGLGLLMASRQIRRIVCSYVGENTLCESQYLAGELELELTPQGTLAERIRAGGAGVPAFYTPTGYGTLVQEGGAPIRYTPDGHRAIMSQPREVREFQGDHFLLERAIRADFALVKGWKADRAGNVVFRGSARNFNVPMCKAADVTAVEVEEIVDVGTFPPEDIHVPNIYVDRVIKGXKYEKRIERLTSGKRKMETAKRKEARTRIIRRAALEFEDGKYANLGIGIPLMASNFISPSMTVHLHSENGILGLGPFPTEDEVDADVINAGKQTVTVLPGGCFFASDDSFAIIRGGHLHLTMLGAMQVSRYGDLANWMIPGKVKGMGGAMDLVSSPKTRVVVTMEQCTKDNIPKIMEKCTMPLTGKQCVDRIITEKAVFDVHRKRGLTLTELWEGLTVDDVRKSTGCAFAVCPNLRPMQQVAP, from the exons ATGGCGGCGCTGCGGCTCCTGGCGTCGGCGCTCGGGCGCGGGGTCCCCGCCGGCGGGGCT TCAGGGCTCGCGCTGTCCCAGGGCTGCGCTCGCCTCTCTGCCACCAGTCCCG CCCGCGCCAAGTTCTACACGGACCCGGTGGAGATGGTGAAGGACATCTCTGACGGGGCGACCATCATGGTCGGGGCCTTCGGGCTCTGTGGGATCCCCGAGAACCTGATCGCCGCGCTGCTCAGGACCGGCGTGAAGGACTTGCAGGTGGTCAGCAGCAACGTGGGCGTGGAGGACTTCGGCCTGGGCCTCCTGATGGCCTCCAGGCAGATCCGCCGCATCGTCTGTTCCTACGTGGGCGAGAACACGCTGTGCGAGAGCCAGTACCTGGCAGgagagctggagctggagctcaCGCCCCAAGGCACCCTGGCCGAGCGCATCCGCGCGGGGGGCGCCGGGGTACCCGCCTTCTACACCCCCACGGGCTACGGGACCCTGGTCCAGGAAGGGGGCGCCCCCATCCGCTACACCCCGGACGGCCACCGGGCTATCATGAGCCAGCCCCGAGAGGTGAGGGAGTTCCAAGGCGACCACTTCCTTTTGGAGCGCGCCATCCGGGCGGACTTCGCCCTGGTGAAAGGGTGGAAGGCCGACCGGGCAGGAAACGTGGTCTTCAGGGGGAGCGCCCGCAATTTCAACGTGCCCATGTGCAAAGCTGCAGACGTCACGGCGGTGGAGGTGGAAGAGATCGTGGATGTGGGGACTTTTCCCCCAGAAGACATCCACGTTCCAAACATTTATGTAGATCGTGTGATAAAGGGGTAGAAATACGAGAAACGAATTGAGCGCTTGACATCAGGAAAGAGGAAAATGGAGACGGCGAAAAGAAAGGAAGCCAGGACGCGCATCATCAGACGCGCAGCTCTGGAATTTGAGGACGGCAAGTACGCCAATCTGGGCATAGGCATCCCCCTGATGGCCAGCAACTTCATCAGCCCCAGCATGACCGTGCATCTTCACAGCGAGAACGGGATCCTGGGCCTGGGCCCGTTTCCCACGGAAGATGAGGTGGATGCCGACGTCATCAATGCAGGCAAACAGACCGTCACGGTGCTTCCCGGGGGCTGCTTCTTTGCCAGCGACGACTCCTTCGCCATCATCCGAGGGGGACACCTCCACCTAACCATGCTCGGAGCCATGCAGGTTTCCAGATACGGCGACCTGGCAAACTGGATGATCCCTGGCAAGGTGAAAGGCATGGGCGGTGCCATGGACTTGGTGTCCAGTCCGAAGACCAGAGTGGTGGTCACCATGGAGCAGTGCACAAAGGACAACATCCCTAAGATCATGGAGAAATGCACCATGCCACTGACCGGGAAGCAGTGCGTGGACCGCATCATCACCGAGAAGGCCGTGTTTGACGTGCACAGGAAGAGAGGGTTGACGCTGACGGAGCTCTGGGAGGGCCTGACCGTGGACGACGTCAGAAAGAGCACGGGGTGTGCCTTTGCTGTGTGCCCGAACCTCAGGCCCATGCAGCAGGTGGCACCCTGA